AAGAAAATTATTCCGATGTAGTTTCGGTCAGATCAGGAAAATCTTTGTTAGTCAAAATATTATCCTTGGACGAGAGAGAAGCATTGTTCAAAGTAAAGAAAATGTGTGATGATCTACGAATATACAATCCAATAGTAAGTAACTGTGAACTTTCTATCAAAAAAATACAAAACAATTGATTATTCTTATATCAATTAGTTAATACAAAAAAACTTAAAGGTTAGAAAGAGCTTTTTTATTACAAGCCAGTTGAAGGATTATGAAAATGTTATCATATGGGTGGATTACTATAATAAGAGCTTGTCCAGGGGAAAGGGTAGACGTATATCAAAATCTATGGCAGTATATGATCCGATGATAACGGAGTTGATTGGTGCCGCAGAATCTTTAGGGTATCAAGTTGAAAAAGATCAGATAAATGATGGTGCGAGATTTCCTAAACGACCACATATCAAATCAGGATATATCATGATATCTAAGAATGAATCACTAAAGAATAAAATATTGAAAGACATCGCCGAAAAAATGGTGATAAATAGGACAAAATCAAAAGGCAAGTAGTCTGTACCTGGTAACAATAATTTATTAAAAACATAAATAATCAATAGTAGATAGAAAATATGTCTGAATTTTTGCGACATGTTAAATAATTTAAGGAAATACATAATAAATTGACCCGTGATAATACTGAAAAAATCACTTTTCGTGAAAGATCAATACCTTTGAGAGAACCCAATGTGGTAATAAAAGGCGATAAAGGTAATTCACTATTATCATCTCCAGTAAATTTTGAAGAAAAATTGGAATATCAAGTAATGCAATCCATTCCAAAAGAGGCTCAGGTAACGGTTGTTAGGTGTGAATCGGCTAATATTGCAATTTATACTAAGAATCCATCATTCGCACTGACAGAGTTAACTCTTCATCTTTCGGCCCTTTCAAAATCAATGAAGAAAAGATTCATAATTAGAACAGACCCATCCATAAGGCTTTCTGAAGATGATGCTCGTAATGCCATCAGCAAAATATTGCCAAAAGAAATCCTGATAACCGTACTATTTTGTGATGAAGCTACAGGAGAGGTTGTTTTAGAGGTAAACAATCCCGAGGGGATTACTGCTGAAATATTTTTGCAAATTGCAAAGGAAACAGGTTGGATTGCACACACAAGACGATCCCCTCATATCCCATCAAATAGCATAAAAAATATACATTCTATATTAAAAAATTCCTCCAAAGAACGCATTGCCTTTTATCAAAGTTTAGGAAAAAGAATTTTTAGACCTCCTTTGTTGTCTAATTCATTACTTTATAATGATGATACCAATTGTGAAGCTAACCTAACCCCTACCAATAAAGTCAGCAATTCTAGATATTTATCAAGGAAATCTGTTGATGATGGAGCAATATATCAATACAGCAATTTGAAAGAGGTCACTATTTACTGCTTAGGTGGTGTTAAACAAGTAGGTCGATCCTGTTTTATTGTTGTGACTCCAGAGAGTAAAATAATGCTTGATTGTGGTATTAATCCTGGTGAAAATATGAACTATAATGCTTACCCTAGACTGGATTGGTTTAATTTCAATTTAGAGGAATTAGATGCAGTTGTGATTAGTCATGCCCATATAGATCATCAAGGGTTCTTACCGGCAATATTCAAGTATGGATACAAGGGGCCGATTTATTGTACAGAACCCACTTTGCCTTTGATGACTCTATTGCAAATGGATTCGGTAAAGATTGCGCAAAGCAATGGGTCGTACTTGCCATATGAGATCAGAGATGTCAATGAGGTCATCAAACATTGTATACCACTTCCTTACGGAAAACCAACTGATATATCCCCAGATGTTACAATAACTCTAAATAACGCAGGGCACATCATGGGTAGCGCAACAGTCCATATTAATATTTCAGGAGCTCACAATATCTTATATACTGGTGATTATAAATACGCGAAAACCCAATTACTAGATGGAGCTTTGGCAAATTATCCACGGGTTGAGACTATTATTACTGAGAGTACCTATGGTGCGAGTTCAGATATTATGCCCGATCAATCTGTTGTTTATAACACATTTACGAACAGCATCAATCATACATTAATGAGTGGTGGCAAGGTGCTGATACCTGTTCCTGCTGTAGGTAGGGCACAGGAAATAATGTTAGTCCTAGATAAAGAGATGAGAGAAGGTCGATTGGTGGAATCTCCAATATTCATTGAAGGAATGATATCTGAGGCAAGTGCCATTCATATGTCTTACGCGCACTACCTTGGATATGAAGTGAGAAAATCTGTATCTGAAGGTACTAATCCATTTTTGTCCTCTTACTTCACCGTAATAAACGGAATTGGTAAAAGAGAAGAAGTCTTTAACGATGATTCTCCTTCCATAATTATGGCAACTTCTGGAATGTTAGAAGGAGGGCCGTCGGTTGAATATTTCAAACAAATTTCTCCTAATCCTAAAAACAAAATAATATTCGTTTCTTACCAGATTAACGGCACGCTGGGTCGTAGGGTGCTAGATGGGACTATATCAGAAGCTAGTATGATAGATAAGAATGGAAAGGTTAAAGTCATTCCGGTAAGATGTTCAAAACAAAAAATTGACGGTTTTAGCGGTCACAGTGATTTTAATCAAATACTAAATTTTGTTTCAAAAGTGAGACCCAAGAGGGTCTTGGTTAATCATGGGGAAAAATCTAAATCAGAGAATATCGCAAGTGTAATTTACTCCAGAATGAAAATAAGATCTAGCGTCCCTGACAACAGAGAAATCATAAAGTTAAGGTAAATTTCGATAGGTTTTTTCGTATGTATGATGTTCTTAATGTTGAACTGATTTGGCCATAAGATATAGATGTATTAATTGTAATATTGTGTTGAGCGGAGAGGGTGCCTCGCGACATTATTTAGCAAATCCTAATCATAAATTAGAGAAGTTACCACCACCACCTAAGCCTGGCAAGCCGACTACTTAAAAATCTGTAAGAGTAATTACTCTCTTATACTTTCTAACGCTGATACAACTTGCCATAAGCTAGTCCTGATATGTGATTGCATTTGAGGATTTTGGGTGACACCGTCTAACATACTAATAGCATTAGCAGCTCGCACTGATATACTTCCTCCTTTCTCATCCTTAAGAATGGCTAAGACCTCCCTTATCATATTTCTAATATTTCTTTGAATGTTGACGTTTTTTATTAGAGAATCTAACGTAGATATTGCATTATTTAATCTCTCAATATTTTCTTTTTGTTTTAATTCTTTCTTTGTAACTGTCAATTTGAATCACACAAGTTAAATTTTACCTATTTCATATTAATAGCTTTATTTATTTGATCTCTTGATCCCAAGATGTGAAAAATTTTAATATGAATCTCATCAATAGTTTATGTTTGAAAATGGGACTAATCGATGAATAGGTCAGTTATGATTATATCATTTTGGATAATAGGGTTTATTGGAGGAATTTTCATTTATTCAATTTTACCATCAATATTAAATTTTTTTAATTCTTTCATACCAAATTTGTTCTCACGGTATTTCTTTGAAGCCCTGATCGCAGGAATAATAGGATCAGGGTTAAGCACTATCGCTGTACTCTATTGGGCTAACAAATCCTCTAAAGAAGAATTTTGAAAAAATGATCCTCATTATATAGCCGAAAATAAGTTATATCATTTATATATGCTCATCGATGTTCTAGTAGCCTTTGCTGTTTCTCTAGTTGCAGGTCTGATTGGCTCGATGGTAGGTATAGGTGGCGGCATAATTAACGCCCCGTATCTTAGTTATCTTAATTATACCCCATCGCAAATATCTTCAACAAGTCTTATTGCAGTTTTTTTTACGAGTTTATCTTCTTCGTTTCAATATATTAGAAAAGGGTTGACCGAAAAAAAGATCGGAATGATTTTAGCCTTCTCATCAATCCCGGGAACATTCATCGGTGTTTACATTTCAAATTCCTTTACTTTGGATGAATTTCGATATTATTTCGCGCTCATTTTGATGGCTACATCTCTCTACTTATTATTTCGATCAAAAATACTGGGCCAAGATAAAAAAATGCCTGATCTCACACAAAAAGGAGCTAATTGGAAATCCTCTCGAATATTGATCTTGATTATTTTCTCATTGATGGCCGGTACATTGTCTAGTAGTTTTGGGATAGGAGGTGGTATCATTTTTGTTCCGTGTTTGATTATTCTGTTGGGATTTAGTATGAAAAAGGCTTCTGCTACTTCACAATTCGCCCTCATATTTACATCACTTTCAGGCTTAACATTGTTTATCATTGACGGTAAACCCAACTACTATATGGGATTCATCTTGTCCATAGGGTCAATCATTGGTGGTACTTTGGGTAGTATGCTAACTAGTAGGATGAAATCCAATTTATTATTAAAAATATTTAGTATCTTGTTACTAATTGTGTCTTTTAAATTGATTTATGATGGTTCAGGATAATTTGACAGCTAGATATAACCCAAAGCCAAAAAACATCCAGAATAATATATAGTATAGAATTTATTGAAATGTTAAGATGGATCCCTGTCATAACCGTGAATAGGTCATACTGTTCTTCAACATAGAGTGAACATACGTTCACCTAGAATTCTTGATGTCTTACCAAAGAATCAATTATTTAATAAACATTAATTTTAATACTAAATGTTTGTTGAGTTGATAAATCTAGCTATAATGATATCTGGACGTGGTAGTAATATGAAAGCTATTCTTGAATCAATTAAGAGGGGAAATGTCGCAGGGATTGGCAATGTATTAGTTATTTCAAATAAACAAGACGCTTTGGGATTGGAAATTGCCGAAAATGAATATGGAGTTAAGACTACTACTTTATTATCAAATAAAAATGACAAACCATTTGAAAGCAGACTAATAAATGAATTAAAAAAGGATAATATTGGTCCTCATAACGGACTAATTTGTCTGGCTGGATTCATGAAAATTTTGAGCCCTTCCTTTGTGGAATTGTACAAACACAGGATAATGAATGTTCACCCGTCTTTGCTTCCATCATTTAAAGGCCTACATGCACAAAAACAAGCATTATTGGCTGGTGTGAAGGTTACTGGCTGCACTGTTCATTTTGTAGATAATGGTGTGGATACTGGACCGATAATATTACAACATCCTGTTCGAGTATACGATAACGATGATGAATTGTCTCTTTCAGAACGAATTCTTCTCAAAGAGCACGAAATCTATATCAAAGCCATAAAGCTGTTTACTCAAAAACAACTTTTAGTTGTTGAGAACCGTGTTATTCAAATATAAAGGTAATTTAGCCTCTTATTTTTTTATCCAAATCAAGCATGAATTTGGAAATCTCTTCTTTATTCAAGTTCAAGTATTCCTGACCCCTTTCTCGTAATCTGCTATTAAAAAGTCGTAACTCCCTGTGATCTTCAAAAAAGTTATCTAGAATTAAGGTACCGTGTAGGATTGGGTTTAATAATTTGTCAATATCTTGTACAAGTGAGTTCAAGTCGCCTCTCTCTGCAGATTCTGAAGCTTCATACAGTATTGCACTAATATCTTTCAATTGTTGGGTAGAGAAGAAAACTTCTTTTTTGTCCTCATGGGGTTTAGATTGCGTATTTCGTTTTTCAACCCCAATTTTTGATATCAATTCCTTAGTAAGTTCATATTGTTCATCTTGTCCAGTAAATGTTTTTTTGACGTGCTTAATCAGTAGGCCCTTATTGGCTAATCTGGTTGTAGCATCCTTAATTTCTTCCCGATCCAATCCAGTAACCCATATTATCTTCCCCAAATGATCATTTCCCTGTCTAACGGATTCTAATATTACAACCTCGATAATCCTTTTATAATCTTCCTCCATTCTCGCATTAATAAAATCTCTGTCTTTTACCGCTTTTTTTGCGTTCGCAATATCAAGTTCAATGGACTTTTTTAATGCTTCCATGCCTTTAGTTGCCTTTCCATCCAGCGTCATATAACAGGCATAGTTGTACCAAGCCATGGCGTCGTTAGGATTAAAGTCAATGGCCTTTTCACAGCATTCTATAGCCTTTTCATAATTTTTTGATTTGTAAAATACTAATCCCTTCATGTTCCAAACTTCAGGATTATTGATATCTATCTCTAAAACCCGATCAAAAATGGTGATAGCAAGATTATATTGATTCAAATGGAAATGTGAATAACCCTTTTTTATCAGGGAATCCACGAAAAAGGGATCTATCCTAAGGGAGAGATCAAAACATCTAATAGCGTCTTCAAATTTTTCCTCAGCCATCTTGTTTACTCCTTTGTTATATAGATTGACTTTTTTGATGTCATCTTGAGTTATTACATATCCGCTAGGAGTACGGGAAGAATTATCGTCTTTTTTTTCCGATAAAAGTTTCCTCCCAAAAATCTTTTCCATTATGATTAATAATACTTACCAAGAATAAATATATTTATTTTTCAAAAGAAGGTGCCAACATCCTTACGGATGTTCAAACTAGAATGTGGGAATGCTAGTATTGGTGACCTTTGCAATGATTCCGCTAAATGCAAAGTTAACTAGCAAGAACCACCCCCAGAGAAATACCTGACCAGGGACCTTACATGGCCCTTGTTTTATCTCAGTACTCGTACTATTCGTAGTTTGAATAGGTGTATCATTTTTCACATTATCGGCAGAACATGTCAAATAAGGTATTACAATGGGTGAGAGAGCTACAGTTTGACCAAATATCGCTGGAAATACAAAAATCCATAGCATAAAAGATGGTATCATATATAACATCATGGGTCTCATTTGTTGTTGCTGCATCTCCATGCTCATCTTTTGCATTTGTGATTGTTTCTTTTTTAGCTCTTCAATTAGTTGCTTGTCTTTTTTCTTAATGGCTTCAGTATATTTTTTTCTCCATTCTCCTGTTTCCTTCATGACAGTTTTCATTTTTTCTATATTGGTGGTCTTTCTTCTCAAAAGTGCCATTGCTAAATTTAAGCCAATAGCAATTATGGCCGCGACGACGGCAGATGCAAACATATCGGGAAAAATAGGGTGTTGAGTATAATGGGGTGTCAATCCTGGAAACTGTAATACCAACTTTTCAGACCAATTGAAAAGATCTATCAATACAAGTGAAAATGATTTTCTGAGAGTTATTAATCTTTTTACTTGTTTTCAGATTACATTCTCATCAAAGGAGTTATTCCTATTAAGTTCATGCAGATCTTTAAAATTTCTAGGGTACTACTTAGTATCAGTGCCCTATAAGTTGCCAGCATCTCATTTTTCTCCTTTAAAATGGGTGATTTTTCATAAAAATTGTTAAACATTGTAGCAAGTTGAAACAGATATTTTGATAGCACCTTTGGATCTATGTTATTTGCCGCCTGTTTTAGTTCCATGTCATATCTACATATGTGTTTAATCAAATCGATTTCATTTAAAGAAAAATCCATCTCCATTATATTGTCGATTTTATCTTGTTTCCTTAAGAAACTTGTTTCATTATTCTTATCCTCAATTCGCTTACCTCTGGCATAGGCATATTGTATATAGGAAGCTGTATCCCCTTCAAGGCTCAGGGACTCGTTTATATCAAAAGTTATCATTTTTCCAAGATCAATCTTTATGAAAAAATATCTTATTGCTGAAATGGATATCTCTTTGGATATTAATGTGATTTCTTCTTCTGAAAGTTCTGGATTCCTGTTCTTTGTTTCTACCTTTGCTCTTTCTTGAAGAATGCTCAATGCCATATCCGCTTCGATGTAGATACCTTTCCTTCCAGACATATGTAACGAATTCTTATCTTCTCCGGATATGCCCAGGCTATCTAGAGAACTCTGGCTTAAGGTGACGGGTTCATAACCTAGATATTTATATTTTGAATCCATCCCTAATTTTCCTAATATTTCTACCAGCAAATTTTGAAGCCTCTCTTGCCTCGAATCGATAATTGTAATAACCTTGTTTACTCTGTCAAAGTCAATAATCGGTTCTTTGCCAAAACTAGAATCGGCTCTTAATTTTTCTTCTTGTATTTTCTCAATATTCGTTTTATATAAAATTGAAGCGTCCCATTGATTTGCGTAAAAGACGTAATCAAAGGGATTTCGCAAATAGCCCAACTTCCAAACCGCAAATGGAATGTCTTTGGCGAAATAAGTTAAAGTCAAATCACTACGTACTACTACTTTATCACCTTCATTGGCTGATTTATACACCCAGCAACCTGCATTCTTTCCAACTTTTTCATATTTTATTAATTGTTTGTCTCTCAAGATTGAAAAAATATCGGTCCAAAGGTCTGATTGAACTATCTGTGACTCAAAACTTAATAGATCATAACGACATCTCATATTCCAACATGTTTCAAGCTGGTCCTTAAGGACTCTATCGACTATGGTCTTGGTAAATTGCGAAGTCTCCGATTCGGGATCCTCTAATTCCTTTAGGATCTTCTTCCTTTTAAGTTCTAAGTCAGGCCTACTTTTGTATAGATCATTAGTTTTTACGTATATCTCACTACCACAATAATGGTCAAATTTTGTTTTCTCTTTAGATGATTCTTGATCATGCATACTTATAGGGAGTCCCGCATGTTTGAACCCTACAATGATATCAGCAACTTGAACTCCCGAATCGTCGATGTAATTTATGACCCTGACATCTTTTCCTGCTTTTTTAAGTATCCTATACAAACAATCCCCAATTACCGCATTTCTGAGATGGCCTACGTGCAAAGCTTTGTTAGGATTCACACTCGTATGTTCTATTAGTATCAATTCTTTCGAACTTGAAACGGTCCCATTTGCAGGTTCAAATTTTGGATTGTTACCTACCGCTTTAAAGAACTCCCTCACGAACACTTTATTATTGATTCTAAAATTGATAAAACCTGGATTTACAAATGAAACCGACTCGATCAAACCATTTCTATTCGTCAAAGTGTTACTAACAGGTAAAATAGTATTTACAATATGATCAGCTATCTCATATGGGGACTTTTTTAATTTCTTGGTTAACAAGAAGCAAATGTTTGTAGAAAAGTCTCCAAAATCCTTAACATGTGGCTCAGATATTTCAAAATTGACCTCAGACTTTGTTAAGTTGTAAAACTCTAGTACTCCCCCAAGAAATCGGTCGATTTCATAGATAACATTTTCAACAATCATTTAAATCACTAAAATACTTTTCCTCTCATTATCAGATCTATCGCATTTATCAACCCTTCTCCATTCATGCCTACAACCAAATGGGTTGCACTTTTTCGCACATTTTCACTAGAACTTTCAAATGTAAAGCTAAATTTTGATTGCTCAAACATGGGGATATCAGTTTCACTATCACCTATTGCAACCACCTCATCAAAATCAATATTAAGCTTCTTTAGGAGTATTCCTAGCCCAAATCCTT
This Candidatus Nitrosocosmicus oleophilus DNA region includes the following protein-coding sequences:
- a CDS encoding phosphoribosylformylglycinamidine synthase subunit PurS — its product is MTEPKKKKIFDVIVSIENKPFLNDPEGETVLNDLILKENYSDVVSVRSGKSLLVKILSLDEREALFKVKKMCDDLRIYNPIVSNCELSIKKIQNN
- a CDS encoding arginine--tRNA ligase, yielding MIVENVIYEIDRFLGGVLEFYNLTKSEVNFEISEPHVKDFGDFSTNICFLLTKKLKKSPYEIADHIVNTILPVSNTLTNRNGLIESVSFVNPGFINFRINNKVFVREFFKAVGNNPKFEPANGTVSSSKELILIEHTSVNPNKALHVGHLRNAVIGDCLYRILKKAGKDVRVINYIDDSGVQVADIIVGFKHAGLPISMHDQESSKEKTKFDHYCGSEIYVKTNDLYKSRPDLELKRKKILKELEDPESETSQFTKTIVDRVLKDQLETCWNMRCRYDLLSFESQIVQSDLWTDIFSILRDKQLIKYEKVGKNAGCWVYKSANEGDKVVVRSDLTLTYFAKDIPFAVWKLGYLRNPFDYVFYANQWDASILYKTNIEKIQEEKLRADSSFGKEPIIDFDRVNKVITIIDSRQERLQNLLVEILGKLGMDSKYKYLGYEPVTLSQSSLDSLGISGEDKNSLHMSGRKGIYIEADMALSILQERAKVETKNRNPELSEEEITLISKEISISAIRYFFIKIDLGKMITFDINESLSLEGDTASYIQYAYARGKRIEDKNNETSFLRKQDKIDNIMEMDFSLNEIDLIKHICRYDMELKQAANNIDPKVLSKYLFQLATMFNNFYEKSPILKEKNEMLATYRALILSSTLEILKICMNLIGITPLMRM
- the purN gene encoding phosphoribosylglycinamide formyltransferase produces the protein MISGRGSNMKAILESIKRGNVAGIGNVLVISNKQDALGLEIAENEYGVKTTTLLSNKNDKPFESRLINELKKDNIGPHNGLICLAGFMKILSPSFVELYKHRIMNVHPSLLPSFKGLHAQKQALLAGVKVTGCTVHFVDNGVDTGPIILQHPVRVYDNDDELSLSERILLKEHEIYIKAIKLFTQKQLLVVENRVIQI
- a CDS encoding tetratricopeptide repeat protein, which translates into the protein MEKIFGRKLLSEKKDDNSSRTPSGYVITQDDIKKVNLYNKGVNKMAEEKFEDAIRCFDLSLRIDPFFVDSLIKKGYSHFHLNQYNLAITIFDRVLEIDINNPEVWNMKGLVFYKSKNYEKAIECCEKAIDFNPNDAMAWYNYACYMTLDGKATKGMEALKKSIELDIANAKKAVKDRDFINARMEEDYKRIIEVVILESVRQGNDHLGKIIWVTGLDREEIKDATTRLANKGLLIKHVKKTFTGQDEQYELTKELISKIGVEKRNTQSKPHEDKKEVFFSTQQLKDISAILYEASESAERGDLNSLVQDIDKLLNPILHGTLILDNFFEDHRELRLFNSRLRERGQEYLNLNKEEISKFMLDLDKKIRG
- a CDS encoding beta-CASP ribonuclease aCPSF1 gives rise to the protein MTRDNTEKITFRERSIPLREPNVVIKGDKGNSLLSSPVNFEEKLEYQVMQSIPKEAQVTVVRCESANIAIYTKNPSFALTELTLHLSALSKSMKKRFIIRTDPSIRLSEDDARNAISKILPKEILITVLFCDEATGEVVLEVNNPEGITAEIFLQIAKETGWIAHTRRSPHIPSNSIKNIHSILKNSSKERIAFYQSLGKRIFRPPLLSNSLLYNDDTNCEANLTPTNKVSNSRYLSRKSVDDGAIYQYSNLKEVTIYCLGGVKQVGRSCFIVVTPESKIMLDCGINPGENMNYNAYPRLDWFNFNLEELDAVVISHAHIDHQGFLPAIFKYGYKGPIYCTEPTLPLMTLLQMDSVKIAQSNGSYLPYEIRDVNEVIKHCIPLPYGKPTDISPDVTITLNNAGHIMGSATVHINISGAHNILYTGDYKYAKTQLLDGALANYPRVETIITESTYGASSDIMPDQSVVYNTFTNSINHTLMSGGKVLIPVPAVGRAQEIMLVLDKEMREGRLVESPIFIEGMISEASAIHMSYAHYLGYEVRKSVSEGTNPFLSSYFTVINGIGKREEVFNDDSPSIIMATSGMLEGGPSVEYFKQISPNPKNKIIFVSYQINGTLGRRVLDGTISEASMIDKNGKVKVIPVRCSKQKIDGFSGHSDFNQILNFVSKVRPKRVLVNHGEKSKSENIASVIYSRMKIRSSVPDNREIIKLR
- a CDS encoding sulfite exporter TauE/SafE family protein encodes the protein MLIDVLVAFAVSLVAGLIGSMVGIGGGIINAPYLSYLNYTPSQISSTSLIAVFFTSLSSSFQYIRKGLTEKKIGMILAFSSIPGTFIGVYISNSFTLDEFRYYFALILMATSLYLLFRSKILGQDKKMPDLTQKGANWKSSRILILIIFSLMAGTLSSSFGIGGGIIFVPCLIILLGFSMKKASATSQFALIFTSLSGLTLFIIDGKPNYYMGFILSIGSIIGGTLGSMLTSRMKSNLLLKIFSILLLIVSFKLIYDGSG
- a CDS encoding EMC3/TMCO1 family protein; protein product: MIDLFNWSEKLVLQFPGLTPHYTQHPIFPDMFASAVVAAIIAIGLNLAMALLRRKTTNIEKMKTVMKETGEWRKKYTEAIKKKDKQLIEELKKKQSQMQKMSMEMQQQQMRPMMLYMIPSFMLWIFVFPAIFGQTVALSPIVIPYLTCSADNVKNDTPIQTTNSTSTEIKQGPCKVPGQVFLWGWFLLVNFAFSGIIAKVTNTSIPTF
- a CDS encoding UPF0147 family protein is translated as MTVTKKELKQKENIERLNNAISTLDSLIKNVNIQRNIRNMIREVLAILKDEKGGSISVRAANAISMLDGVTQNPQMQSHIRTSLWQVVSALESIRE
- a CDS encoding signal recognition particle subunit SRP19/SEC65 family protein — its product is MDYYNKSLSRGKGRRISKSMAVYDPMITELIGAAESLGYQVEKDQINDGARFPKRPHIKSGYIMISKNESLKNKILKDIAEKMVINRTKSKGK